A region of Bacteroidales bacterium DNA encodes the following proteins:
- a CDS encoding alpha-L-rhamnosidase, whose amino-acid sequence TPAYIIPRKIFGIEPLEPSFRKIRIKPQPGDLEQAEIKHPTIRGSIEIKFQNRGDIFSMDVKLPANTQSDICLPKKFREYSLFKDGETVKGREQEDRVLIEDVSPGEHSFEIKKEESL is encoded by the coding sequence ACTCCGGCCTATATTATTCCCCGGAAAATTTTTGGCATTGAACCATTGGAACCTTCTTTCCGCAAAATACGCATCAAACCCCAGCCGGGTGACTTAGAGCAGGCAGAAATAAAACACCCTACCATCAGGGGATCAATAGAGATAAAATTTCAGAATCGCGGGGATATTTTCTCTATGGATGTAAAACTTCCCGCCAATACCCAATCGGATATCTGTTTGCCCAAAAAGTTCAGAGAATACAGTCTTTTTAAAGACGGAGAAACCGTCAAAGGCAGGGAACAGGAGGATCGCGTGTTAATTGAAGATGTCAGCCCGGGAGAGCATTCATTTGAAATAAAAAAGGAGGAATCATTATGA